ACacctgaaaatgaaagtgatTTGAAGagattatttaaatatttaaattcaaaatgatgGTCTGCACTTTtatccacatttttttttcctatttccacttttccatctgtcagtgtACAGTTTACAATACAATCCCAACTGTCATTATCTAAATTAGATACATGTTACTTTCTGCTGGtctgtttttttgcagtgtgccTCATAGTAGTTAAAATCTGTgacatatttaaaacatttactgacTGGTTTCCTCTGCTGTAAGAGCTGAACCCTGGTGGAGAATAATACCAGCAACAATATGTGTaagaatacagaaaataaaccgAAACACTAAATGTGAATGAGTGTTGATTTCTGTCAATGGTCATACAATAGTATTGAAAAAGCAGATTGCTGCGGTACCCTCAGGAGCTATTGCAGTCTTACAGATTGAAATCTCTCTTGTGGAAGCTGACCTCTTGACAGCCATCAATTTATGAGGCAGCAGGTCCTGTGGTACTAGTGCAAGGCCAGCTACACCGTCTCAAGGAAATTTATATCAaacgcaactggacttagttgtagtctggGAAGAGGTAAGTAAtaattttaaactgaatatctttggattgtCAACTGTCATGACAACGTCATGTTAGACTCGGGGATatgtttcactattttctgtcattttatgacaaataatCTTCCAGattaatctgaaaaataatcTTTCAAATCTGAAAGATTATTTGACACAACCCCATTCTCCTGTGGACAATGTTATTTCACAGTTATGGCTGTCTTTTACATATTATCCACACACTTATCAGCtgagttttacagttttattagaACAAGCACTATGTAGCAGCAGTGTACAGTGTTCATGGAAAGATATGTACTTTGTTAAAATTGCACTTTAGAAGGTACCCATTAGGAAAGTAGATCTGAAAGAAAGGTGAGCTGACACAGTGCTTTGTGATACATGTcagtccaaaacaaaaacaaaacatgagagTCAAATTGAGaacacaaaaacttttttttttataaggcATCTGCAATATTCATTGGCAGGCTAAGTTGTCTAGACATGCAGGTAGAACAATGGATGAAGAAAGCATGAGAAagttttcatgattttttttcactacagTTGGTCTCTATGATACCAAACACTATGCAAAGCATTGTCCCTACCTCCACTCAAAATTGCTGGGATTCAGTCTTGTTAAAAAatcagtgatggaggaggagaaaggaatCAGCTTTTGCAGTATTGACCCATCTTCTAAATGTGCTGTATTTACAGTGATCACCAAAAATGTATTGGTTATATGTTGGAGTAGCAGAGCAGTGCAGAACATCTTTGAACACTGCAAGCATTTTACAGTCAGattaacctgtttttttttcccacttgtAACATCAGACATCTTCCTCAAAACTATTTTGTCCACAGCTGACTCCTCAATATAATTTAGAATCTGTAGGCAGGTGGAGACTGGAGAATGTGCGGAGTTAAGGGCATACCTTCTTCTTGGCATGGGGATTCTTTATCAGTAGTGTGAGGCATTAATAAATGCATTAAGGCACAGCAAGTGAAACTGACGCTGACAAGTAGTAGCATTGAGTTTGTGATTGGGGATAAAATTAAAAGTAcataatgtacatttaaaaaaaaaaaagaatggatgCAAAGCAGTACTACATTTTTGGTTTGTAGTCTACAGTACCATGTGAACAGTGCACACAGGATGGATTTGCTTCACATAATTTTCATTCTACATGTGAGtatttgctctttctctccttcagggTCCTCACCCTGCAGTCCTGAATGAGGGGAGTCAACTCAAAATGTACTCTCATACACATGGAGAACCTGTGACTGCTCATGTGTGTTGGGGTCGATTTCAATCAAACACCCCGtgttatattttctttctctgaaaaaaaagtgtgggGTTAAAACATTAAAGCTAATCTGCTTTGCAATAGATATAGAAACTTCAAATAAGTAACTGGTGCTTTGCAGAAGCCCACATCATAGCAGTTAAGTCTCTGGGGAATCAgacacattaaaatataaactTTAATGCTAGTACAGAACAACTGTTACTGTACAAAAGTGTTTGGCTCTTTCCATCTAAAACAATACTGTCCTTCTGTATCCTGAAACTGCATTTTCATGGGATGACCTGTAggtgtctctgttgtttcataACTGTAGGAAGGTGGCTGAATGACTCATGGATAATTGactgattaattaattagttaattaagCAGGAGAAAATGTATTCCtgttttgataactgattagtAATGTAGGTAATTCTTCTTTGTTTCATGGACATTTTTGGTTAGTCAGAACAAGGATGTGAATTTGAGACATTTCTTTAACTGTGATGGgaatttgtcattatttttgacagcaaattattgatttattgattaaataaattatattcaaAATAAGCTCTACAGCTGTGTGGCTGGATGCACAGTAAATGAGCATTTGGTCTTGTGATGGAAATAGGTGATGTTACTCATGTTTCATCCGTCGTCTCTATTTATAAAGCACAGTCACAAAAGTGTCTCAGAGGGCTTTAAATCTGTACAACTTGGTACACCATCTTGATCATCTTAAATGACTGAACATTTAAGTGCCTGATGTTCGAGTCTCCGATATTTCACTGACACCATGACATTTACCTGCACTACAATCAGAGGACAGACTGAATGTGTGCCCACTATACATAAAGGGAGGTATGTATGTACGTATGTCACCATGTGATTCAGAGGAGTTGGTTTCATGTAACGGTGTTTATAATTAGACAATGGGGCAGGGCAGGGCGAGGCCTGGTGATTGAAGGGAGGCTAGGGCCAGTTGGGAGAAGGGGATATGAAGTAAAATAGGTTGTTTCCCGAGAGAGCACACTGCTATCACACAGATTCAACAGTATTAAAAGgcaagaataaataaaatctgcCAACTCACATAGTACTTTTTCACTAAATTCTGAGTCCAAGATATTTTATAAAAATACCTCTTTTTCTCTACAATAATTGATGATATAATAAATATGGCGTTATGCCAGTGAAAGCTGCTCTCTAAACATGCATGGTATCGTAGGTAATCAAAATGTCTACTTCATAGACTAGTCTAACCCAAACGGCTGTCAGAAATCAAATGGCTTCAACTAAAAAGCGCTAAATCGTGTGACATGTCGTTTTAAGGCAAGGACATACTCAGAAGTCAAAGGAGCTGAGGATAGATCTACATAGGAGTGGTACAACTGTTGCCCTGACAACCCAGTTTGGAGAAGCACAATGAAGGTGATCCTACAGGATGTTTCCATGGATGGACAACCATGGAAGGCATCAGGCCatctctcagctctgcagccGCTCCTATCCATGCACACAGATGTTTTATCATCAACATGTTTCTTTTAACACCTTATTGTGCATAGGTAACAGACTTCTTGTGTGTGATGACAATTGGATGGACAAAACAATCCATTTGCTACCACAGGTTCACTGTAGATTCCATATTGATGAAGCCAGGGTTTTTGCGGAGCTCCCAGTACATGTTGTTGGAGACCCACCTCTCCCTGTGATTGGCATCAACCACTTTCCTGGAAGGAAAAGAGTGAGTGTTTAAAGGCAATGTGGAGAAAAACTGTCATTCACAAACAAATGGAGGCACGATCAGGCTCATGTTATCCTGGATAGCTATATAATCTATAATCAGAGAAAGAAACCTGTGCACACTAAAACATCAAGCCAGTATTTACAGATTTACAAAAAGCAACAGCtcatattttcttcttcttcttctatacACTGTAGCACCAAAGGAACACAATTACAATCCCCTATACAATGAGTAATGTGTATGGAGAGAATGGCAGTAAATTCTACCTTGACCTTGTAGTTATCAAAACAACATGCGATGAAAACATTCATACCACATATCCACTGAAggcaacacatacacatggttTTCTACAGCTATCTGGTGGAAAAATAAGGTGAGAGACAAAATCTAGTTTAGTCTAGAATTAGATTGTTTACCAGTTTCACTATATATGATATGTAAAATGCAGATCACTTAATTTTTATCAGTCactttaataattttttttctttttttattcattttacatgGGAGGCATCATTTAATTTTACTGGTCCtgcctttttcattttatcttatgAAGACACACTTTGTAAAAATTTATTTGCATGGCAAATTATTGATTACTTTTCTGAAGTTTAATGATAATGAATGTGCAAAAGTGCTGATGATGTTTCACAGGCACATTTGATGAATTAATGATAAAACAAGTACTAATGGTGCAtaacaacagctgctctggagATGTAGATGCGATACAATCAGTGAAACTGCGCTGCTgcattaagattttaaaaaattgaatgATGACAGCCCATGGGTTTATAAATGTGATGTAAAGAATATATGCATATTTCAGTCTTTCTGTGTAAACACGGTTTCAGTCAGATATGGACAAAGTTTTAAACATCTGCTCGCTGGTCTCTGTGCTTACTTGAAGAAACGTGGCTCCAGTTTGATGTTGTTCTCCTCGTTCCACTTCCTCCTGGCTCTCTGCATGTCCTCAATACGCTGCTTCTCTGAGGATGCCAACTCCAGGTTCCCTTCTTCAAGATGCCTGCGTGAGCCAAACAACGCTCCTCAGTAAACATATGCAGTTAATCAGAGAACGTAAGCAAAAGTGTATTACCAATCTCAATATTTCAGCTTCTTTAGCAGGACAtcatcagacagaaacattattATGAGCAGATTAACTTCACTGATGTTGCAGTCTACTTTGTGGGAAATCTCTTCCACCTTTTTCCCAGTCAGATGCAACATCATTGTGTTATCTGGGCCCATGATGGCAGCCGAGAATGTGATGCTGTACCTTTGATCGGGCCTGAATCTGGCATCTGTGCGCGGCAGGACATCTTTCAACTCAGGACAAAGCTCATTCAGTTCAATGGCGAACCTAGTGAAGCCATAGTAGAGCTCATAGTCTGTGGGCATGGAGCCTGACAAGGACAGAACAACATAGACATTAGTGTTAACATCTTAAATTTAAGGGGTCATCTTATTTTTATAATTCCTCTCTACCCCATCCACCGGGGTGTGTTGGGGAGTAGAATCTATGGTCAAAAACTTAATGACCAATAACACCAGCTATACGTCTTTGGTGAAGTCCAACTGGGAGTGTGGATGATAAACCCATGCGTACCAGGCCTCCAGATGCATTTGGCAGAAGGTGGGACACCACAGTAAAGGCCCTCATGCCATTTTCCAAACAGCCTGTGGATTACTTTCCCTTCTTGATCCATCACAAATCCTTGAACCTCATTCACATTTGAACTCCAGTAGTTTCCCTGAAAGACGAGTAATGTATTAATTAGCAAGGTATACTCTGTGTGGTTTAACCTTTTTTGAAGAATCAACACTGAGTATGCAATCATATCGaaaatacatattaaaataCACTAGGAATGTGTTTACATCACATCTAAACATTTATATCTGTTACAGGGTATCTACAGGTCTTccctcaaaaaaacaaaaaggcatAGGAGGTATTAAAAAGTCTGCCTGCTGTAAACAGCAATATTAGCTACAATATTTTTATGCAGTAGTGGGCCAGTGGGAGACATTATACATTTATAAACTACATGTGAGACTGGTTCAACAGCTGATTATGCTGCTGGAGGCTGTGTAATTCTCTATTGTGGCATTTCAGTCAGCAGCATCAGACTTGCAGCAAACACTGTCACTACTGTGTTTTAGAGTAGTCGAGAGGCTCATTGATTAATTATCAGAAAGTGTCCGTTTCagcaaaaacataaattatCCATCCAACAATTATATGCCCTATCCGCTGGGTCCAGGTCACATTATCTGATTTTACTGTATTACTTAATTATTACTTAATTGTTGTTATATACAGCTGGGAAGTTCTGACAGAAATGTGACATTAATGTCAATTGATTCATGTAATTAATAAATAAGTCTCTGCCTTATACTCCTTTCTGGTTTTCCATCATTATTTGGACAGAGTAACAGTGAAAAGGGTATGAAAGCacatcatacagtatgtggtatAAAAAGGTCTTTTATCTTGACGGTGCTTTTCTGTACCTTGACGAAGGTAAGTTTGCAGAGGCAGGCgctgctctttgtgtttctgatggtGATCTCCCCATAGTGTTCGATCCACCGTCGCCCGCTGAGGATGTTGTGTACACAGGTGGTGACTTTGTTCCATTCATAGTGATCTCCAAACCTATAGACAAACAATAACAGCTGATCGGACTGAGGTGCTGCTAGGTTTTGGttcgttttttgttttgtttttttttttacatacactgatcaacagaaaaaaatcttgatcTACTTTGATCCAGCAGCTTATTCAACAGCCCCAGATTTGAAGCACTCGTATCTGAATGATTTTGTGTGATAAAAATAGCACTGCACGCCTCGTCAAACCTCCCCATCATGGGCATTATTCGTGGGCTGCATCTCCTTGTGGATTCCTCTGAACTACAGGAGCATGTGGATGGGTTAGACATTTGtctttacatttactttaactTTGAGTTGGTATGagacatttgtttatttgattttcacGTATTACTAAGAGTTGTCACAGCACAAATAGCACTGGTGAAACAAATTCTTGTCACCACTGAGCCTTATGGCTGTATCAACTACAAACAGCTGGTATAGTGCCAAGCAAGATATATCAGagttttcaaaaaatgtgttcCTCAGTCATAATTATAATTTAGATGTTAATGTGAACACAATTAAAAGTCACAAACTGATAATTACAGTAAAGCCGATGACATGAAAGCAGCATCAGGATCACTTGCCAGCTGAGATGATTTAATGCCTTTATTGGTGGGATTAAGTCTGTGGCTTTAGATTTAACCACTACACAAGCCATCAGGCTCAAAGTTACCTGGGAATCATGAGATTCACGGTTCCTATTGGCAAAATCTCCATTGATTTCCCCCAgaatttgtttttccatctcacatctgagaagcaaaacaacaaaaacatcagaaataaaagaacaatgcactgaattttgtattttttgtaagTAAAATCTATAAAGATTCAGCTGGATATTAAAGAGGCTAACTGAGTTGTGTTGACTCATCTGGTAAGCCATAGTTCCCCTGAGAAAAATCTCTCATTAATTAGACAAGGTAACATACCTTGCCAGAAGGTGAAGTTCTTAGACTCACAGTGGCAGGCGGAGATGGGAGGGTGGTGGCTCACCTTTGAGACaagatcaaataaaaacagtctgacagctgttgttgttgttgtcaagATTACACATTACATGCAGCACCCAGTTTGTAAATTGttagtcatttttcaagaaaaattGCAGATTAAAGCTCttgaaatatgaatattttcttcttttttctttcttatatgtgacagtaaacaatTTTGTTACCTTTAGGGAACTATAAAGGGTGTTTTTCACAATTTCTTGACATGACCCAACAATTACTGGATtagtcaagaaaataatcagcatatCTGTTAACTGTGGTGCTGGTTTACTCTATGCCTAAATTATCAGGACTATAATCTTCAAAAGTTCAGTGAAATGTGAGAGATgtacatataatatataatatatataagtTTATATACCAGTGAGTAGTCACTTAGCTCAACCAAATGCAACACTGCAGCTTTACCTTCATAGAGAAGACACATAGTGGTAAAAAAATACTGTTCCCAGGTTCAAACAGCGGGATTTGAAGCTCTGCTTTTACAGTAACCTAAAATgaactacatttaaaaaaatggtgATTCAAAAATTAACAATTTCCATGATGGCCAGACTCCATTTCTATATGATATAATGAAAAGGACTGCTAATAAGTAGACCTTgcagtgaaatgttttatttatcagtggGTCTTAACCTGGAGGTGGAAGGGATGATTAATAGACGaggaaatcagaaaaaaaaaaaaacattctacATGCTTTATACTACATAGAGCTATCCTTACTTTTTTTCAATTTACctttaatctttgcttttttaatgtaaattcattGGTCATTTTTTCATACTTTAAAAtgactcaaaacaaacaaacaaaaagactgTGGTTGATCTGATCACAACAGGCTGAGATATGTGAAGGATTAAGAGCAGTTAGCGAGTAAAGATTGGTTAGTTTTTAAcagtcacaagccaaaaaggttgaAAACCATATGTTTTAATCTGTCCTACAAATAAGCTCAAATACCAAGAAAATGCTCATATAGAGACAATACTTCTCTTTAAAATGCGCTTCATAGTATAAAAATTtgtttcacaaaacaaaacaatctctgGACAAACTTGCCTGTtctgagaaaaaacagaagccCTTGTCCTCCCGAATACATTCGTAAGTCTCTCCAAGTAGCGGGTTGAATGGCTTACTTCCTGCTCTGTAATAAGTGGATGAGTAGCCTGAGACGGCAAAAGCAGCGACGAGAACCTGTCAGAGAGTCAAAACAAGACAGGCATCATAAACAAGACGAGATTAACCAGCTCACATTAACAGGCTTTGTCAGGAGTGAGCGAAAACATTAGTATGCATGATTTGACGCCATCAAAAGAACGAAGACGGACACAAGAGGGAGGATCCAAGGTCAGCAGCTGCATTGGAGCTTACTGCTGCCTCACAGACATGCCACTGTTGGCTTGTGACTGGCAATGTCACcttatatataaacaaacacaggtaggatagacacaaaaacacagcaggaatTTAACATATGTGTTTGAAAGTCAACTTGAAAATCTTCATTTTCTGAGTCCACTATAGAAACATCACCTGAGCAAAAGAAAGTGAAGGGTCACCGTGTTCTTTAGACTCAACAGCTAACCGGACTGACATTTGATTTGACACAGTGTTCATATCTGGCAGCTAATTTACCATGCGTTCAAAAGGATCCTCAGTCTCAGCAGCCTTATCCAGCAGCTCGCTGTACTCCAGCTCTTCACACATACGCTGCAGGGTGTTGAGGGGTTCGTTGAGCTCCACAGGCATGGACACTTTGGACAGGTCCTTGCCGATGTTGTTTCTCAAGATGTTCCAGAGGTTGATGTTGCTGGTGTCAGGACATGGTGCCGGGAGGCAGGTGCGTCGCCCGTTACGGAAGGCACTGCCAGCAAAGTCTCCATTGGCCACTGGGAAATCAATACCACCTCATTAACAGTCCACACGTTACAACATTAGCTGTAACAGTCTGTGCTGCGCTTTGAAACATCttagtaatataataataagaatCGTTATTAATCTTTTAAAACTCCAGGTCACTGCAGCACATTAAAACCAACTCATCACAAAATCATCTATGAAATCTAATCAGATGGGGAAACTGCAACAATGAGTTAATCAATAGTTTAgttaactgacaaaaaatgaatcaacaaCAATTTTAATTATCTATTTATCCtcacttttcaagcaaaaatgccaaaaattctCTAATTCTTCTGTGACTTTTATTCATGGCTAGATTAACCTCCtcaggttttctgtgtgttaatcACTTgatacaaagaagaaaaaaaaataaagcagtttgATAGAACACAAATGAGATCAATATAAACAATTAAGATCTCAAAAATAAATTTTTGACATGCAGACCTCCTACAAGACCATGATCACAAGATAGAGGTTGGAGGACTCCACATAACTGATCCTATACTTcagtatttaaaatttttaacaAATTTGCAATAAGTCAAATTATTGAGGCCCAAGTGATAAATCTGAGTAAATCTGAGGCTTTTGGGTGCCATGGGCAGTTGCTTGCCTTGCCTAGTTGGTAATCAAACCTTTCTTTTATCTGTCTTATTTTAAAGTAGAGTGAACATATCCAACTGTTGACTGGATAAAGGAAGACATCTAAAGTTGTCACCTTGGACTTGGACTTATTGTTTTATcaattttatgacattttatagtcAAACAATtagttaatcaagaaaataatgattGGGGTGATTGATAAGTGACCTAAAGTAGAAGAAGATGAGTAATTATGCATTAAGTTAAAAGTCAgtaacttttgtggtatttctgttttgcGTGGTtgaagtcagcactgtctgaaaAAACGGTCCAAATGGAGAAAACGGTCAAAATGGAGACCACTGAGCTCCTCCTTCAGAAGAGGTAGTCGTCTGAAGGTGCCAAATCAGGTGAATAGCAGGATGACTGTGCGAAGGTCGATGTCGtccattttctgtctgtactgacttgcaattttcaacTACCCAAAACGAGAGCTGTTTAACTTCTACCTTAGGCAACGAATTCACCAATCACTCCTtgtattagaaaaaaaaaaatcattagttgcagtctTAAGCAATAAACACTAACTGGACCAGAATAAAATGGGTAAAGCctattcaaataaaatcaaatccaAGCCAAATTCTAGCAGAATCAGTACAAACCCTCTTAAAACATAGTTTTAAGAGGAGATTTAAAAGTTTAGCTTGATTGATTCAGTCAGCTTCCCGAGGACATGCTGTTCCAGAGCCTCGGAAAATTGACTGCAAAAGCTCTGTCTCAGGTTATTAGCCTGGTGCAATGCAGAGTCTGGAATAGATAAAATACATTAGCCTGAGGATCTTGAGAAGCTTCATACAGACTTGAATGGGGCTAAAAGGTCAGGCCACTACGAACCTTAAAACAAATCACTAAGATGTTAAGATCAGACCAAAAACACTGACTGGAGTGTAAGGACGCCAACAGGTGTGATGTGGTCTGTTGCTGTAGGGTTATAGTTACATTGAAATGAAAGTGTCTCTATAAGAAAATGtgtaataacatttttaatactTCCTTTATCTAGTTCTTATGTAATTCCTATATTTTTCAATCTCCCTGAAATAATATTACCAATGCCAGTACTTTTCCAGACTTGGCAGACCTTTTCTGGAACCTAGAGAGTTTTCATCATCATGAGATGAGATTATATATCTCTGTGTGGTACGTGACAAAGATAGAGAAGGGAGATCCCATCCCTCCTTACACAGATAGCTTTCATAAAGCCTAAGAGAAGCCCTTGGCACACAGCAACATTGCAAAGtcaagaagagaagagaagcacAGTTGATCCACTGAGTGGGATCCTCTCCTTTATtaattttttccccatttctaACAGAGAACCACAGAAGCTTGGTGTTGGCTCGTGATGGCGTGGAATTGGACCTACTTTGTCTGGAGACGTTATCAGTCACACTGGCGTTGTCCTCGGAAATGTTATCGCTCACATCACTGACATATGACTCATCGTCTGAGCCCTGTGAGGAGGAACAGGTACAGAGCGGAGTGAGTCAGTGCAGCCGAGTACTACACAAACTGATCAGAACAGCAGAACCGCAttagcctctctctctctctctctctcacacacacacacacacacacacacacagttactgcaGTTTGCCAGTGGCTAGCAAACTGCAGCAGTCGCCGGCTATCTGTCCCACTGCAGCGATCATGAGATGAGACACTGCAGCATTTTCATACTTTATATTTAGCAAACACAATGAGGCCACTGATGCCACCAAAGAGGAGCAGATTGTAGCCACTCGCTGTAATAGCCTCTATTACGGCCGCCTGCTGCTGGTGAAGGTTTGCCTGACAGTGTTATGCAGGTCTGAATGTGTCTGCTGTTGGTGCTACAGGATGGGGAGGTTGATGAATTTCCTCTGTGAGCAATCCTTCAACACGGCTCAATGCATGCCTGGGGAGCTACAATGCTTAATGGCTCTTCAGAGACCACATATATTTGGAACAGGGTGTTCACAGGAGTTAAAATGGGAGACGGCAGAAATGACCGTTTCAACTGATGGACCAAacagcccttttttttttttaaagttattttttgggcttttcacctttattttgacaggacagtagagaggagacaggaaacagggagagagagtgggggaatgacatgcagtaaaggtccagcCAGACCAGGAgtcgatccggggaccagctgctcagagcacttaggcccatgtggtacgtgCCCCAACCATTTGGCTATGGGTGCGCCCCCAAACTGTCCTTTTAACAAAGCTAGAAGCTGCAAATCAAGACACACAGACGGAAGAAGAGTGTTATTACTCTGAGAAACAACTGAGGGATTAAGCCTCAgggcagattaaaaaaagaagcccTCCTGTATGCACAAGTTTGTTTGAGTTTCTGTTACACGCTATCTCTACTTTTCATGTTGCCCCCATTAATTGCTGACTAACTCCAGCTCCACACACAACAACTGCAGTGACGTTTTATCTGGCTTCCCAGCAGCAGGGCTAGTTTgactccccccaccccccttgaTCTACTCCTCATGGTCCATACTGTTGTCTCAACCGTCCCCCATTATACCTCATTCTCTGATGAGCTGGCTGACAGAAGCACTTCCTGGGCATCAAAGAACTCTGAGACAGACTCCGACATGGAGAGTCGGCTCTCATTAGAGGCCTGCTGAGTCAGAGGGATCCCCATCTGTTCCCCAGCCTGTGggcaaacacatgcaaaacacacgAGATGTTCACTGTTACTTGCTATGGTGACAGTTTCAAGAACTAAAACAGccctgaacaaacacagacactgtcatAAGACAA
This genomic window from Lates calcarifer isolate ASB-BC8 linkage group LG1, TLL_Latcal_v3, whole genome shotgun sequence contains:
- the osbpl6 gene encoding oxysterol-binding protein-related protein 6 isoform X1; translation: MSHHQHYQRGPHGRTMSSEERSSTPINKTSTPVHKSASSSSSSQRDSRQEADSWEIIEGLKIGQSNVQRPDKHEGFMLKKRKWPLKGWHKRFFVLDNGILKYSKSPIDIQKGKLHGSIDVGLSVMSIKKRARRIDLDTEEHIYHLKVKSQEIFDAWVSKLRHHRLYRQNEIVRSPREATMRTFPPPAAMESPQPAASVVHEAKQAKPSSLPWQPVAPSNSSNSSLPASYSNGQSKVVAWLQESEEMDKCAEELARCQSNLTELSRLLQSLEILQRTQSAPNFTDMQTNCVELSKKEKRLNRRWRTKSVGKDAKFQLQVPLSASMSPVRLHSSNPNLCAELVDFQPPVSRLTDSVECASDYIKLQEEFCTIAQKVHSLLKSAFNTVAIEKEKIKQILSDQEQSDQSAQINSLRKSLSQALSQNAELRTRLNRIHSESVLTEQVVSVNIISTPDETDGLSSTPCQAGEQMGIPLTQQASNESRLSMSESVSEFFDAQEVLLSASSSENEGSDDESYVSDVSDNISEDNASVTDNVSRQMANGDFAGSAFRNGRRTCLPAPCPDTSNINLWNILRNNIGKDLSKVSMPVELNEPLNTLQRMCEELEYSELLDKAAETEDPFERMVLVAAFAVSGYSSTYYRAGSKPFNPLLGETYECIREDKGFCFFSEQVSHHPPISACHCESKNFTFWQDVRWKNKFWGKSMEILPIGTVNLMIPRFGDHYEWNKVTTCVHNILSGRRWIEHYGEITIRNTKSSACLCKLTFVKGNYWSSNVNEVQGFVMDQEGKVIHRLFGKWHEGLYCGVPPSAKCIWRPGSMPTDYELYYGFTRFAIELNELCPELKDVLPRTDARFRPDQRHLEEGNLELASSEKQRIEDMQRARRKWNEENNIKLEPRFFKKVVDANHRERWVSNNMYWELRKNPGFINMESTVNLW